A segment of the Eptesicus fuscus isolate TK198812 chromosome 9, DD_ASM_mEF_20220401, whole genome shotgun sequence genome:
TTCAATTTTTGGTTCCTCCGAGCACCTGGCACATACCTTGCCATTTTAACAGCTCAACTGATAGCTGTGAATGAATGTCAGGTTCGTGGTGCTTGCAGTCAGGTGAGAGAGGAGCAAATCTTAATGTGGTTCTGTGTATTCACTGAACCCAATGGTTGCCCCCAGGGATCCAACTTCTCTCTGTTGGTAGACTTAATCTGAGCTAAGAAAAATCTAGGCCTTGgtgttagtcaacagagccactgGTATAAGTTTTTCAAATGCCATTTGTTGAATGAGGCTGAGGATGTGCAGTGGTCTGGTAGATTACTTCAGAGAAATCCAAGTAAACATTTACCTACAAAAGCTGACTTAATAATTGACTTACGGTTCTAGCTAGGAAAATCACCCACAGAATTTAGGAGAGAGACTAAAATATATAGCTACCTGACCTGAGAGGGGGAAAGCATGGAATAATTCAAAATATGGAGAACTCATGTCTTTGTATGACTTCAGTGGCTGCATTTAGCTACAATGAGATGGGGGTGTATATAATGCTAGTTATAAAATTCACACACGTCTGTGGTGATTTCTCTTGGGCCTAGGTTTCCCTGTGACACCTAACACTAGGATTTCCCAGGAGACTTCGCGGGTGTCTTTGGATTCTCCCAGAAGGACTAAACAGAAAGTGGCCTCTGAAATCACCTCACCTTCTAAGAGGTCTCAGCCTGATGGACTCCAGACCTCATCTCCGGCTCTGAAAGCCCCAGAGAAAACGGGGGCGATGCGACGCTCTTGTGCCGAGCACGACGAGGCTTCACGTGAATGTCGCATGATCCTGCGAACCCGGGTCCCAGCTTTGAAAACCACAGAGATTAGTCGGGAAATAACACTTGACCCTTTCAGAGGGGGGAAGAGAAGCTCAGTGGTGCCTTCCGTGGTTCTGAAaccagaaaagataaaaaagaggtGAGGGAGATGTTACCCCTCCTCCCACAGAGTAAATCCAGATGGTTCACGTGATGTGAATTGTGTTGGTCACAGTCCATAAAGTTAGAGCAGTGGGTCGCAAGTCTGAATGTGTCCGAATCACGTGGAGCTTTTCCAAAACACAGATTTCTGAGCCTCTTTCCAGGAATAGTGACTTAATCTCCAAATGCCGGGCCTAAGAATCTGCATGTTTAAAATGATCTGGATGATTCTGGTATACCCAGATGCCCTTTGGGGGTCACTGCTTCAGAAGATAATTTCCCAAACCTGAATTGCTTCGTAGTCCTGGGTTTCATTACTTGCCACATTTTAACAGCCATTTCTTTagtttataaaaaaacaacactggaaACCATTCTCAAATACATGTAGTACAAGAGGATAATGCATCTAGAACAAAGTTTACAGTTTGGCCCTAGGCAGTGTTTGTAAATAATGGACTGCACAAATAATGTGAGGAGCCAGAAATTACACATTTCAGTGTTTCCTGCTCAGAAATTTCAGCATCCAGCTCATTATAGGTTTGCTTGataaatgttttgtatttttaaaaaaatacattttattgatttttacagagaggaagggagagagatagagagtttgaaacattgatgagagacaaacatcgatcagctgcctcctgcacaccccctcctggggatgtgcctgcaaccaaggtacatgcccttgaccagaatcgaacctgggacccttgagtccgcaggccgacactcaatccactgagccaaaccagttagggcagttttGTATTTAATATATAGCTGCATTTCTGCCAACCTTGagctgggtagactgtaaagtcATAGAtatgtcagaaagaaaaaaggacaaGATACTGTGCCTGAGGTTGGTATATTCTGGTCTCTCGTTGGATGGTGAGTCTTATTTAAATAAGAAGCTTTAAGCAAACTTTTTTCTCTGAGTTTGAGTCAAATTTCAATTACGAACTTTTTAGCAAAGTGATTAGCTCCTGCAAAAGCAATAGGAGCAAGTCAGGCCACCTGACTCTTCTAGGGCCTGCTGCTGCGCCCAGTGCCTGGAACTGCTTTCCGTCACCTTGCTGTGATATCTTGCAGGGAGGCACAGACACCAGAAGCTCAGGATGAAGCTACCTCTACTCCCCATCGTATCCGCAGAAAGAGTTACCTCTTGACTTTGAATCGGATTAGGCAGCAGCTTCGGTAAGAGTGCTCCTTGGCAGGCAGAAATGCGTTTATCACTGCCATCTCTGGTATCtattatcttatttcatttcttaaagcCTCTTATAGTTCTTATTTGTTATTTGCTATTCCATTGAAATTCACCTTTTTACCTACTATGTCTGGAATTATGTTAGTTTACATAAATGTCAGTTAGAAAGGGGCAAGAAATGTTGTTCTGGGCATAGGTGCCTCTCGGGGCCTCATACTCACACCTGGCAAGACTGTTAGAGGGATGCCTACAAGCATGAACTTGGATTCTGATACTCTTGGATGTGAAGCTGAGCTTTGTCATTTACTGTCTGTATACCCTTGGGAAGGTTACATAACCTTCCTAAGCCTCAGGTTCTTCATCAtaaaagtgggaataataatatacaggtcacaaaataaaacaaataaagccCTCAGCAGAGTACCTCAGTAGCAAACAAGTGGAGCACATCTTATACTGCTCACCACAGCAGACACTGCAACACCTGTAATCTACACTCACCTGTTAGGGTGCCCTGATTTAGACTTCAAACACTGAATATCAGAAAATGTGTCCCGCCATTCAGGTTTTTAGATAATCGCAAAAATgacaaagaagaggaagaatttcTGCCCGCAGCAGAGATTACAGACTCGGACAGTGAGGAGGAAGCGGCTTCGACACCACCCCTCCCACGGAGAATACGCAGCTGTGTGTCCAGGAGCCCACACTCTTCCACGAAGTCatccttgcacaccccctgcaagACACCGAAGAAAACCGTAAGGTTCTTTCAGCTTTATCTTCCACGAAGCATCCCTCTCAATTTAAAATGTGGTGGCTGAGATCACACTACTGTTAGTAATAACTGGGTTCTGAGTACAGGTCTGCTATATTGAGAGCTATTACACTTGGAATATTCATGAACCCTAGGGCTGCAAATGAATCCAGTattgggggtggggaaccttttttttctaccatgggccatttggatatttataacatcgttTGAAGGCTATACACAATTATGaccttaaaaactagcctgctatatttggtcaaacatttaattaacccacccctaatgccttggcagggccagacgaAATGATTTCCTGGCCTTCTGTGGCCCGCcagctggacgttccccacccatGCAGTAGGTGGTGATTTTTGAGTTCCCTTTAAAATACAAAACCAAATGGCCAAGAGCCAAACTTCCAGAGAGAAGGACAAGAACTGGCACTTGATGATTGCATTGCCCACAAAACCCAGTAGAGTGCTTTGTGTGTAATCAGTGCTCAGTGGGTATTGAATCAGGGCTGCTGAGCCATGTTGTTGGCTTTGCtctgagacaggccagtaagccaggacaagtggaatagagAAATTGAGACAgttagctgaacaaactggcccaGCAATTCacagccagatacagaaggtcacctccctagagatCATGTCTAGGCCTAAGTTGTATTtaagctccaggcccagaaaagcagcaatgccaggaccagctgcaataaCTAATGATCCTTGCCCTGGCACCTACCAATCAATAGAGATCACGACCTTgaaagggcacacctggaaaactaATGACTGTTCTGCCAAGACCTCCCCTGATTCCCGCCTGCAAGAGAGATAACCCAGCACACGCTCTCCCTCTGGGAAGCAACCTGCGCCATTGCCTTCCCCCTGTTCTCCCACATCTGTGACACTCTCAGGGGCCCcaagagacttgcaaccaggggagcaatgggcagtggcagctgtcCCAGGCTCACCCCCTGCACCTGTCTCtaaggtccccttttctctgacttcgcAGAGAGctaaggcagcccagcctaggctcttcCGTTGCTTCTACTTTGCTAAACCCTTCCTTGTTTTACTGTCCCCGGATTTAATAAATGTACCCTCATAGTCACCTCGACTCGTGTGGTGACatttttcctgcacaaagtcaagaacccacacactacggGCTGGTTCCAGGCAGACCTGCTCAGGGTCCCGTCACTTGTCCGGTAACAGTGTCACTTGATACACCTGAGAAACAGGGAGGGCTACTCAGGTATTGGTAATGAATTGTTAACTGGGAGAGAATAAGGGATGTCTCTCCTGCTTCCTATGGGACTTTCAGAGTCTTCCCGTGTTCAGATGGGTATTAATGGTATTGCGACCTTCAAAGAGAGCCTGAGAGCAGGAGTCTGACCAGTTAAATTTTTCTGTGGAGCATATTATTCTTTGGAACACCTGTATGGAAAGAAATCCAATAGATAACTTTTAGACGTGAGGCGAACTTACCTGGAATTCTTTTTTATGCAAATAGCTCACCTACCTTCTGGTTTGATTGCATCTCCTGGATCGCACCAAGTAGAAGAGCTATCGGGTGTGAGGGCATCTTCAGCATAATAAAAAAGATCAGAAATCTACCAAATTTTTGAtaccttctttttatttattaaattgattggagtGACATTTTGATATGTTCTGAGCAAGGTTTTCTTACTCCTTTCTTGTTTTCTCCAAAATTAATAGGTGTTAAACCGGTAAACAAGGTCTAACCATGTTTTCATACCAGTCCATACGAGGATCCTCTGAATCAAACCCAGTTTATGCCTCCCACTCAACCCTATGTGTGGGCAGTGTAGTTAGGATTTCTTCATAATTTCTTACCTTTCCtttaaagcaatattttacttttaaatagtatttaatcCATACTTTGATTTATTCTTTCCCCAGATTGCCACTGTTTTCAAATCCTAATACTGTGTGTAAACTGGAAAAAAGAAATTGTGTTGGAACTATGAAAAAAGTGTATGTGTGatgtgaggagagagagggagaatcatGGTATTTTATACATAAAAGAACTAAGGAATTCACCACCTCTCTTCTTTTTAGCAAGTCATCAGGAATCAGATTTGCTAATGTGTCCTGAATagtgttttgctttgttgttggggtgtgtgtgtgtgtgtgtgtgagttgtgtTTTTCTGAAATATGTTCTCTTTTTCTGAATACAGCCCACGCCTAGAATGCCACATTCTGCCACTCCCCAGATCCGCAACAGAAACCTGGCTGCCCGGGGGCCTGCCAGCGTGCTAGAGGAGGCCCGGCTAAGGTAACACTGCTCGTGGGCTCCTTTCAGATAGAAAGAGATGGGCCTCTACTTTCATTCACATGAAACAGGAGTAATAATAGAGTAAAATGAACATGTGTGTTCCGAGAGAAGAAACCTCTCAAGTGGTGTCTGGGTCAGCTAATGCAGACTGGTTCTAGGAGTAACCTTCCAGTCACTGCCATCCTTTTCTCAGGGATGGAGGTGATTAGTCAGGACACTACTTCTCAGGGGCCGTACGCTTTAGAACTGTGttgggagttttaaaaaatatacaagcCTACATCCTTCCAGAAATCAACCGAATCAGAATCTCTTGCGGGGTGAGGTTCAGCAATGCGATTTGGGGAGAGCTTCCCAGGTGACGTGTACCTTTGGTCAGCACCACTGAGTTGGTGATTTGCGGGGAGAAAGGGATTATGCAACTGCATGAAGAGATTTGAGAATGAAGACATTCCCTTGGGTTTGTGATTAAGGTTTTATATAGAAACTATAGATAAGTCTTTCAATTATTGAGTGCATGGTGAAATACTTCTAAAATCTTCCTTTTCCCTTACTTAGTCTGCATGTTTCTGCTGTACCTGACTCTCTTCCCTGTCGGGAGAAGGAATTCCAAGATATCTACAACTTTGTGGAAAGCAAACTCCTTGATCATACTGGAGGGTGAGTCATGCTGAGCCAGGTAGGATGGTCGGGGGAGAAGGCTCCTGCTGGTACACCCCTCAGGTGTCAGAGTTCAACCAGATGGTCTTTCCCCAGTGTCAGGAGAACAGGCAAAAGCCCAAAGCTTCTAAAGCAGCTTTTTGTTGTCAAAGTTATTCTGCAGGAATGGGAATTCTGATTTTCCAAGAAAAGTGACACTGGCATTGCTTGTGGAATGAATGATTCTATAGAAACAGGCCCTGCTCTAATCAGCTTCCAAGGATGGTCCTTACTGCCCCCGCCTCCACATTTCAGGGCTCTTGGACCTTCCTTCCACACACATTTGCTCACTCCTAACTGGTGAGGCAGCTGGCACACACCTAACCCTCACGCCTTCCCTTCCTGCCTAGGTGCATGTATATCTCTGGGGTACCTGGGACCGGGAAGACTGCCACTGTACACGAGGTAATACACTGCCTACAGCAGGCGGCCCAAGCAAATGATGTTCCTCCCTTTCAATACATTGAAGTCAATGGCATGAAACTGACAGAGCCCCACCAAGTCTACGTGCAAATCTTGCAGGTAAGCAAAGCAGTTTGGGCTTTTTGGAAAATACAGTCTCTTGgcacatgaaaagaaaaatgtttacttaatttTGTGCATATTACATATTTTCAACATGCCAGGCATTGCCCTTTGAGTAGAGATAGCAAGAGCAAAGGCAGAATGCCTACCCACAGGGACCTTAAAGTCTAGGAGCTCGTTATGAACTGTTGGAAACCAGTATATACCATCATGGTGAGAACCATGTGTGCACAGGAGGCAGTGTGGCAGACTAGGAAGGGGTTAGAGGTAGGCGCGAGTTTGCACCTCACTCTTGGTTCATTAGCTGTTCTCTTGTAACAGATAACGTTCAGTTATAGAGTCGGGAAGCAATGATTATGGAGGGGCTTCTGGGACTACTCTGGTTCATTTGCATTTCAATCACACAGACGTTCTTTATCTTCTGTTTTGGTGCCTTCTGTGTGTAGGGTAGAAGGCAAAGAGTATAGGATCCTGAAACCCTCAGGCTGAAGAGCTTCCTCTGTTTGCAGTTTTAACTTTAAGCCCAAGGGAGTAGTCCTTAGAGTTGACCATACCTGTTTTCCCACAATGCAGCAGATGACAGGCCAAAAGGCAACAGCTACCCATGCAGCCGAACTGCTGGCCAAGCGATTCCGCACCCACGGGTCCTCTCAGGAAACCACCGTGCTGCTTGTGGATGAGGTGAGGAGGTGCCCCCAGGAGGACTGGGAAAGAAGCCACGTGGTTGTTGACAGAAGTTTTGGGAGCAAGTActgggcaggagggaagcttggttCCTTCCTTCGTCTGAGCCTGTTGTCTCGTGGCAAGTGGCACGTGTCCACTCACTTCCTTGCTGATGTGCCCTGAGAAGCGCATGCAGCTAAAGCAGTGGTGACAGGTCTTCACTCTGGGCCCTGGCGCCGTCTCTGTAGTTGACCCTGCATCTCTCTCCGTTTCCCTGGCAGCTCGATCTTCTGTGGACTCAGAAACAAGATATAATGTACAATCTCTTTGACTGGCCCACTCACAAGGAGGCCCGGCTTGTGGTCCTGACCATTGCCAACACCATGGACCTGCCGGAGCGCATCATGATGAACCGCGTGTCCAGCCGGCTGGTAGGTCCTGGGGCCGTTCTCTGGTTGTTCTTACAGACCCAGAAGCTGTGCTAAGGAGTCCGGCAAAAATGAATACATAGGACACTAACGTAAGTGGGGGAAGTTCGAAATGTGGTTTCTAAAACGCTTCTCATTTTCAATTGGAATTAAACTGTCACCATTGCATGATTTGCTGCAAACATATCTTGATGTTCTGCTGCCTGTGCACTGTTAAGCTGCAGAGCCCTGGaggtttagttatttttaaaatgtatttaagcaCTGACCCTTGCCAGGCAGTGTTAGATGGCTAGAGCGTAGCAGTGAGCAAGGTGGATGCAGTGTGTGCCCTCGTGAGCCCCGGGTTCCGCCTGAACCACAGGTACTTACAAGCATGGCGAGTGAGACCAGGAGCGGTGCCTCTGCACGTCATAGAGCTGAAGATCCTCCCGTCACTCATCGGAGCACCTCTACTTCTATCTACTTCTCCATGATTCTGGCAGaataaaaggatattttaaactaaatgaaAAGTAGTTGAGAACTACTGCCCTACAAGATGCCACTGGCCATTGTCAGTCACGAAGAGCTGGAAGCAGTGGGAGTCCCAGCATGAAGTCTGCAAACTGTTATATGGATTTGGGGACTGGTGGGCCACTTTCCGCCAGGGCTATCAGAGAGGGCAGTCAATGAACTTGTTTCTCTGTCATCTTGGCTCCCCAGGGTTTCACCAGGATGTCCTTCCAGCCTTACACTTACAGGCAGCTGCAGCAGATCCTCATGTCCCGACTCAAACATCTGAAGGCCTTTGAGGATGATGCCATCCAGCTTGTTGCCAGGAAGGTAAGTCACCCTCGGGAGCTCCTGGCTGTACCTACAAAACAGGCGGCAGTTCTTTGCTGAGCCCCTGTTGGTGTAAGGTCCTGTGCTGGGTGCTTTGGGAATGATGAGAAATTTAGGAAATCttgtaaaaacaaatacaaaaagtaGAAACGAAGTTTTGAAAAATTCCTGAAATCTTACTGTATAACTGATAGGGGGCTATGACTATGGTGGGTTTAATCAATTAAAACGAAAATTAATTGATTCAGGGAGCAGACAGCTTTGTATAATGAAAAGGGCAGAATAGTTAAATAGACAAACCTgctttgaattctggctctaacACTTAATAGGCATGTGGAAGGTTATAGGAAAGTTACTTCAaaacttcctgagcctcagtttacttctCTGAAAAATTGTAATAATACTAGCTACCTCATAGGGTCATTGTGAGAATGAAATTCAACCATGTCTATAAGGTGCCTGTAAGATTGGAGTCGCTCAAGGAAATAGACACAGCCAGCAAGAGGGGAGTTTATTAGAGGGAATGGGGGAGTGGGTGAAGCCACAACCGGGGAAGCTCAGGACTCAGCCTCCGCTGTCCCTGGGGTTGAATTTTATGCACAAAAACCTCAAGTGGGGGAGGCTGGGCAATGAAGTTCATTGTCCTTCAGACCGATCAGTGCTGGCCGTTGAGGCTGTGGGCTGTAAGCGGCCGTTGTTATCGTTGGCCTGCTGTCTCGCCCTCCGTGCGGCTGCCTCCTGTGGAGCCGGATAGGATGACCGCTGGCTGTTCCACTAAATGAGGCTGGGGCCACTTTCTCGTTCAGGACTTTCTAGTCCGCTCGAGCCAAatgtcctctgctggcct
Coding sequences within it:
- the ORC1 gene encoding origin recognition complex subunit 1; amino-acid sequence: MAYCSTRLRSRPTYSWVGSPLLDRKLHYQTYKEMSMTSKGCSTETRIQVGQFVLVEGNDDENPYVAKLIELFEDDSEPYCKKRARVQWFIRFCEISVSKHHLLGRKPDVQEIFWYDYPACNSNIDAETISGPVQVVALAPHEVLPTDLKNEKTFFVKLSWNEENFKPLSPELFAELEKLQEGSPRCQKSMETKNRSIDSPSWTTAKHGVERIELRHSTSKSHQVPTHLVTPRARKRLELESFPVTPNTRISQETSRVSLDSPRRTKQKVASEITSPSKRSQPDGLQTSSPALKAPEKTGAMRRSCAEHDEASRECRMILRTRVPALKTTEISREITLDPFRGGKRSSVVPSVVLKPEKIKKREAQTPEAQDEATSTPHRIRRKSYLLTLNRIRQQLRFLDNRKNDKEEEEFLPAAEITDSDSEEEAASTPPLPRRIRSCVSRSPHSSTKSSLHTPCKTPKKTPTPRMPHSATPQIRNRNLAARGPASVLEEARLSLHVSAVPDSLPCREKEFQDIYNFVESKLLDHTGGCMYISGVPGTGKTATVHEVIHCLQQAAQANDVPPFQYIEVNGMKLTEPHQVYVQILQQMTGQKATATHAAELLAKRFRTHGSSQETTVLLVDELDLLWTQKQDIMYNLFDWPTHKEARLVVLTIANTMDLPERIMMNRVSSRLGFTRMSFQPYTYRQLQQILMSRLKHLKAFEDDAIQLVARKVAALSGDARRCLDVCRRATEICESCQEPGSPGQVTVAHLLQAVDEMFSSAYIAAIKNSSVMEQSFLRAILAEFRRSGLEEATFQQVYRQHVELCRMEGLPYPTMSETMAVCSRLGSCRLLLVEPSRNDLLLRVRLNISQGDVLYALKEE